From Methylopila sp. M107, a single genomic window includes:
- the fae gene encoding formaldehyde-activating enzyme: MAKITKTLIGESLVGDGNEVAHIDLIIGPRGSTAESAFVNALTNNKDGFTSLLAVVAPNLLAKPNTILFNKVTIKDARQAVQMFGPAQYGVAKAVVDSVADGTIPEDEADDLFISVGVFIHWEAADDAKIQQYNYEATKEALKRAVAGEPKAKDVVAQSATAKHPFAANA, translated from the coding sequence ATGGCGAAGATCACCAAGACCCTCATCGGCGAGTCGCTTGTCGGCGACGGCAACGAAGTCGCTCACATCGACCTCATCATTGGCCCGCGCGGCTCCACGGCTGAGTCGGCGTTCGTGAACGCCCTCACCAACAACAAGGACGGCTTCACCTCGCTTCTCGCGGTCGTGGCGCCGAACCTCCTCGCGAAGCCGAACACGATCCTGTTCAACAAGGTCACCATCAAGGACGCCCGTCAGGCCGTCCAGATGTTTGGCCCGGCGCAGTACGGCGTCGCCAAGGCTGTGGTCGACTCGGTCGCCGACGGCACCATCCCGGAAGACGAAGCCGACGACCTGTTCATCTCGGTCGGCGTGTTCATCCACTGGGAAGCGGCCGACGACGCCAAGATCCAGCAGTACAACTACGAAGCCACGAAGGAAGCCCTCAAGCGCGCCGTCGCCGGTGAGCCCAAGGCCAAGGACGTGGTTGCGCAGTCGGCGACCGCGAAGCACCCCTTCGCCGCCAACGCGTAG
- a CDS encoding DUF4287 domain-containing protein, with protein sequence MSFQAYLDNIEAKTGKTAEDFRRLAEEKGFAESGALKPGVKAGQIVDWLKADFDLGRGHAMAIVAVLKHGGKPPKG encoded by the coding sequence ATGTCGTTCCAAGCCTATCTCGACAACATCGAGGCCAAGACCGGCAAGACCGCCGAGGATTTCCGCCGCCTCGCGGAGGAGAAGGGCTTCGCCGAGAGCGGCGCGCTCAAGCCGGGCGTCAAGGCTGGCCAGATCGTCGACTGGCTGAAAGCGGATTTCGACCTCGGACGCGGCCACGCGATGGCGATCGTCGCGGTGCTGAAGCATGGCGGCAAGCCGCCAAAAGGGTAG
- a CDS encoding ABC transporter ATP-binding protein: MTSVRIDVAEKIFPATGGAPERALYHDFRLEVADKSFVALLGPSGLGKTTLLNMVAGVDRDFKGRATFGAVEKPRIGYAFQSPRLLPWRTVLDNVTLALPKGEAHVARAKSVLAEMGLADASHVFPERLSLGMQRRVALARAFALEPDLLLMDEPFVSLDEQTADRLRDLLAELIRRHPATVLFVTHDSREAVRLADRVVVLAGPPVRIERDVQVALSPEGRLDPREIERVRAELASPAAGG; this comes from the coding sequence ATGACCTCGGTCCGGATCGACGTCGCGGAGAAGATCTTTCCCGCGACCGGCGGCGCGCCGGAGCGGGCGCTCTATCACGACTTCCGGCTCGAGGTCGCGGACAAGAGTTTTGTCGCGCTGCTCGGCCCCTCCGGCCTCGGCAAGACGACGCTGCTCAACATGGTCGCGGGCGTCGACCGAGACTTCAAGGGCAGGGCGACGTTCGGCGCCGTCGAAAAACCCCGGATCGGCTACGCGTTCCAGAGCCCGCGCCTGCTGCCCTGGCGCACCGTGCTCGACAATGTGACGCTCGCGCTCCCGAAGGGCGAGGCCCATGTCGCGCGCGCGAAGTCGGTGCTCGCCGAAATGGGCCTCGCCGACGCCAGCCACGTGTTTCCCGAGCGGCTGTCGCTCGGCATGCAGCGTCGCGTCGCGCTCGCACGCGCCTTCGCGCTGGAGCCGGACCTGCTGCTGATGGACGAGCCGTTCGTGTCGCTCGACGAGCAGACGGCGGACCGCCTGCGCGACCTGCTGGCCGAGCTGATCCGGCGCCATCCCGCGACCGTGCTGTTCGTGACGCATGACAGCCGCGAGGCGGTGCGGCTCGCCGACCGGGTGGTGGTGCTGGCGGGGCCGCCGGTCCGGATCGAGCGCGACGTGCAGGTCGCGCTGTCGCCCGAGGGCCGGCTCGACCCGCGCGAGATCGAGCGGGTGCGCGCAGAACTCGCGTCGCCGGCCGCGGGCGGCTGA
- a CDS encoding ABC transporter permease gives MQVMSRLGWWALSLGAFVAVWWIAALIYGDPKLLPTPPLVLDALVAAAKTGALFKNLFITLARVAASFLLAMTIGSALGILLGMSPTADRLLGPWIVLFLNLPALVIIMLCYVWFGLIESAAVAAVAINKIPNVAVTLREGAAALSRDLAEMSAIYRFGRWKTLRHVILPQLAPYFAAAARSGLALVWKIVLVVELLGRPNGVGFELQTAFSLWDVATILAYALAFGLIVQAIELCVLQPWERAANRWRR, from the coding sequence ATGCAGGTCATGTCTCGGCTTGGCTGGTGGGCGCTGTCGCTCGGCGCGTTCGTGGCCGTGTGGTGGATCGCTGCGCTGATCTACGGCGATCCGAAGCTGCTGCCGACGCCCCCGCTGGTGCTCGACGCGCTCGTCGCGGCCGCGAAGACCGGCGCGCTGTTCAAGAACCTCTTCATCACGCTGGCGCGCGTCGCCGCGAGCTTCCTGCTCGCCATGACGATCGGCTCGGCGCTCGGCATCCTGCTCGGCATGTCGCCGACCGCCGACCGGTTGCTCGGGCCGTGGATCGTGCTGTTCCTCAACCTGCCGGCGCTCGTCATCATCATGCTCTGCTACGTCTGGTTCGGGCTGATCGAATCGGCCGCGGTCGCGGCAGTCGCGATCAACAAGATCCCGAACGTCGCCGTGACCTTGCGCGAGGGCGCGGCGGCGCTCAGCCGTGATCTCGCGGAAATGTCCGCAATCTACCGCTTCGGCCGCTGGAAGACGCTGCGCCATGTGATTCTCCCGCAGCTCGCGCCCTATTTCGCGGCCGCCGCGCGCTCCGGCCTCGCGTTGGTCTGGAAGATCGTGCTCGTCGTCGAGCTGCTCGGCCGCCCGAACGGCGTCGGATTCGAGCTGCAGACTGCGTTTTCGCTGTGGGACGTCGCGACGATTCTCGCTTACGCGCTCGCCTTCGGGCTGATCGTGCAGGCGATCGAGCTCTGCGTGCTGCAGCCCTGGGAGCGCGCGGCCAACAGGTGGCGGCGATGA
- a CDS encoding ABC transporter substrate-binding protein, translated as MGSSFGTTPPAAGLTPGVVDRLAPNRRVVLGAGAMLALAASLPRARAAQPLTIATLKFGTVNWLLDTIKAEAGKAGAAAPFERIELASTQALTVALQAGQADLAVSDWPWAMRRRIEGETFRFAPYSSALGALMAGKDAKIEKLADLKGKKVGVAGGPIDKSWLLLRAYAQKEVDGDIATMVEPVFGAPPLLNEQLRLGRIDAVLTFWNFAARLDAQGYRRVIDVSEVMKRLGLEPPPPLVGFVWRDQLGETKGSELDAFFHAVRAANETLKTSDEAWERLKPSMQLQSDAEFTRLRDYFRAGVPGPWSEAELASSKKLYGLLAELGGQEFVGPNPRFDPGLFWSPKV; from the coding sequence ATGGGTTCGTCGTTCGGAACGACGCCGCCCGCCGCGGGTTTGACGCCCGGCGTGGTTGATCGACTGGCTCCGAACCGCCGCGTCGTGCTCGGCGCCGGCGCGATGCTGGCGCTGGCCGCCTCGCTGCCGCGCGCGCGCGCGGCTCAGCCGCTCACGATCGCCACGCTGAAATTTGGCACCGTCAACTGGCTGCTCGACACCATCAAGGCCGAGGCCGGGAAGGCGGGCGCGGCCGCCCCGTTCGAGCGGATCGAGCTCGCTTCCACGCAGGCGCTCACCGTCGCGCTGCAGGCCGGTCAGGCCGATCTCGCGGTCAGCGACTGGCCCTGGGCGATGCGCCGCCGGATCGAGGGCGAGACGTTCCGCTTCGCGCCGTACTCCTCCGCGCTCGGCGCGCTGATGGCCGGCAAGGACGCAAAAATCGAAAAGCTCGCCGATCTCAAGGGCAAGAAGGTCGGCGTCGCCGGCGGTCCCATCGACAAGAGCTGGCTGCTGCTGCGCGCCTACGCCCAGAAGGAGGTCGACGGCGACATCGCCACCATGGTCGAGCCTGTCTTCGGCGCCCCGCCGCTGCTCAACGAGCAGCTCCGCCTCGGGCGGATCGACGCCGTGCTGACCTTCTGGAATTTCGCGGCCCGGCTCGACGCGCAGGGTTACAGGCGGGTGATCGACGTGTCGGAGGTGATGAAGCGCCTCGGCCTCGAGCCGCCGCCGCCGCTCGTCGGCTTCGTCTGGCGCGACCAGCTGGGCGAGACCAAGGGCAGCGAACTCGACGCCTTCTTCCACGCGGTCCGGGCCGCGAACGAGACGCTGAAGACCTCGGACGAGGCCTGGGAGCGGCTGAAACCGTCGATGCAGCTGCAGTCCGACGCCGAGTTTACGCGGCTCCGCGACTATTTCCGCGCCGGCGTGCCCGGCCCCTGGAGCGAGGCGGAGCTCGCCTCCTCTAAGAAACTCTACGGGTTGCTCGCGGAACTCGGCGGGCAGGAGTTCGTCGGGCCCAATCCGCGGTTCGATCCCGGACTGTTCTGGTCGCCGAAGGTCTGA
- a CDS encoding ABC transporter substrate-binding protein, whose protein sequence is MRLVRIGAVAVVALFALSAQSPAPESPAPQAPAPQAPAPAAPAPKNARPVMDFAFGALRQFPPNPPWWNNLVSIPPADEGVAGAELGIEDNNSAGQFLKQNYKLVAKEVVPFEADPMPAFQRILDAGAKFIVLDVPADTLLKIADAAKGKDVILFNAGATDDRLRQQDCRPNLLHTAPNRAMLADALAQYLVSKRWANWFLIVGRRPEDRLYADAIKRAARKFGGKIIEEKTWNFGPDVRETGADVIPVFTQGASKADVIVVADELKEFGDLIGWRSWDPKLVVGTAGLTPATWHVTVDSWGAAQVQNRFFRLAKRGMRPLDFQFWLAMRTIGETTARVRSTDSKTILDYVFGPRFELAGFKGQSFSYRPWDHQLRQPIVLAQPTALVATSPQEGFLHQNNPLDSLGFDKPESQCKFPAAQ, encoded by the coding sequence GTGAGGCTCGTGAGGATCGGCGCGGTCGCCGTCGTCGCGCTGTTTGCGCTGTCTGCGCAGAGCCCGGCGCCAGAGTCCCCTGCCCCGCAGGCCCCCGCCCCTCAGGCGCCCGCCCCGGCCGCTCCCGCGCCGAAGAACGCGCGACCGGTGATGGACTTCGCCTTCGGGGCGCTCAGGCAGTTTCCACCGAACCCGCCGTGGTGGAACAATCTCGTGAGCATCCCGCCGGCCGACGAGGGCGTCGCGGGCGCCGAGCTTGGCATCGAGGACAACAACTCGGCCGGTCAGTTCCTCAAGCAGAACTACAAGCTGGTCGCCAAGGAGGTCGTGCCGTTCGAGGCCGACCCGATGCCGGCCTTCCAGCGCATCCTGGACGCCGGCGCGAAGTTCATCGTGCTCGACGTCCCGGCCGACACGCTGCTGAAAATCGCGGACGCCGCCAAGGGCAAGGACGTCATCCTGTTCAACGCCGGCGCCACCGACGACCGGCTGCGCCAGCAGGACTGCCGCCCGAACCTCCTGCACACCGCGCCGAACCGCGCGATGCTGGCCGACGCGCTTGCCCAGTACCTCGTCTCCAAGCGCTGGGCGAACTGGTTCCTGATCGTCGGCCGCCGCCCCGAAGACAGGCTCTACGCCGATGCGATCAAGCGCGCCGCGCGCAAGTTTGGCGGCAAGATCATCGAGGAGAAGACCTGGAACTTCGGGCCGGACGTCCGCGAGACCGGGGCAGACGTCATCCCGGTGTTCACGCAAGGGGCGAGCAAGGCCGACGTCATCGTCGTGGCGGACGAGCTGAAGGAGTTCGGCGACCTGATCGGCTGGCGGTCCTGGGACCCGAAGCTCGTCGTCGGCACCGCGGGGCTGACGCCTGCGACATGGCACGTCACGGTCGACAGCTGGGGCGCGGCGCAGGTCCAGAACCGGTTCTTCCGCCTCGCCAAGCGCGGAATGCGGCCGCTGGACTTCCAGTTCTGGCTCGCCATGCGTACGATCGGCGAGACGACCGCGCGGGTCAGGTCGACGGACTCCAAGACGATCCTCGACTACGTCTTCGGCCCGCGGTTCGAGCTCGCAGGCTTCAAGGGCCAGTCGTTCTCGTATCGGCCGTGGGACCACCAGCTCCGGCAGCCGATCGTGCTGGCGCAGCCCACCGCGCTGGTCGCGACATCGCCGCAGGAAGGCTTCCTGCACCAGAACAATCCGCTCGACTCGCTCGGTTTCGACAAGCCGGAGAGCCAGTGCAAGTTCCCTGCGGCGCAGTGA
- a CDS encoding PQQ-dependent catabolism-associated beta-propeller protein codes for MTSRLALPLAAGVALLALTAAGPAFAGKLFVTNEKDHTMTVLDTDSLEVVDTIKTGRRPRGVLASPDNKLIYVCASDDNRVEVYDAQTNKLVRTLPSGPDPELFILHPSGNPLYVANEDDALVTIVDTKTGQVLSEIPVGKEPEGMGISPDGKTLIATSETNNMAHFIDTETKQNVENVLVDSRPRFAEFTPDGKFAWVSAEVGGTVSVIDTKTHEVVKRIEFPIPGVNEQSVQPVGVRITKDGTLAFIALGPANRVAIVDVKTYEIKKMLLVGQRVWQLAFSPDEKTLYSTNGVSNDVSVIDVAAEKVRKSVTVGMAPWGVVAVP; via the coding sequence ATGACGTCCCGCCTCGCACTCCCGCTCGCCGCAGGCGTCGCGCTGCTCGCGTTGACCGCAGCAGGTCCCGCGTTCGCCGGAAAGCTGTTCGTGACGAACGAGAAGGACCACACCATGACGGTGCTGGACACCGACTCGCTCGAGGTCGTCGACACGATCAAGACCGGCCGGCGGCCGCGCGGCGTGCTCGCCAGCCCCGACAACAAGCTGATCTATGTCTGCGCGAGCGACGACAACCGCGTCGAGGTCTACGACGCCCAGACCAACAAGCTGGTCCGGACGCTGCCTTCAGGCCCCGATCCCGAGCTGTTCATCCTGCATCCGAGCGGCAATCCGCTCTACGTCGCGAACGAGGACGACGCGCTCGTCACCATCGTCGACACCAAGACCGGCCAGGTGCTCTCGGAAATCCCGGTCGGGAAGGAGCCGGAGGGCATGGGCATCAGCCCGGACGGCAAGACGCTGATCGCGACCTCCGAAACCAACAACATGGCGCATTTCATCGACACGGAGACGAAGCAGAACGTCGAGAACGTGCTCGTCGACAGCCGGCCGCGCTTCGCCGAGTTCACGCCCGACGGCAAGTTCGCATGGGTCTCGGCCGAGGTCGGCGGCACGGTCTCGGTCATCGACACCAAGACCCATGAGGTGGTGAAGCGGATCGAGTTCCCGATTCCCGGCGTCAACGAGCAGTCTGTGCAGCCCGTCGGCGTGCGCATCACCAAGGACGGGACGCTCGCCTTCATCGCGCTCGGACCGGCCAACCGCGTCGCGATCGTCGACGTGAAGACCTACGAGATCAAGAAGATGCTTCTGGTCGGTCAGCGCGTCTGGCAGCTCGCCTTCTCGCCCGACGAGAAGACGCTCTACTCGACGAACGGCGTCTCGAACGACGTTTCGGTCATCGACGTCGCGGCGGAGAAGGTCAGGAAGTCCGTCACGGTCGGCATGGCGCCGTGGGGCGTGGTGGCGGTTCCCTGA
- a CDS encoding ABC transporter ATP-binding protein: MTDASSTAAALSVESVTHAFGPKKALDDVSLIAPAGSFTALVGQNGAGKTTLFSLITRLYDNRSGSIQVLGHDVRKQPAKALSQLGVVFQARTLDLELSVIQNLLYHAALHGIGRREAKTRAEAALGRVGLEARAKDKVRALSGGQMRRVEIARALLHGPSFLLLDEPTTGLDIGSRRTLLEEVRRLIKEDGIGVLWATHLTDEIAAADRVVVLHKGRVMANGAPQELCARAKTDDVGAAFMAIVGEDAAEPRKVPA, translated from the coding sequence GTGACAGACGCCTCATCGACGGCCGCCGCGCTCAGCGTCGAATCCGTCACGCACGCATTCGGACCGAAGAAGGCGCTCGACGACGTGTCGCTCATCGCGCCGGCCGGTTCGTTCACCGCGCTCGTCGGCCAGAACGGCGCGGGCAAGACCACGCTGTTTTCGCTGATCACGCGGCTCTACGACAATCGTTCCGGCTCGATCCAGGTGCTCGGGCACGACGTCCGCAAGCAGCCCGCCAAGGCGTTGTCGCAGCTCGGCGTCGTGTTCCAGGCCCGCACCCTCGATCTCGAACTCTCGGTGATCCAGAACCTGCTCTACCACGCGGCGCTGCACGGCATCGGCCGGCGCGAGGCGAAGACGCGGGCGGAAGCCGCGCTCGGCCGCGTCGGGCTCGAGGCCCGCGCGAAGGACAAGGTGCGGGCGCTGTCGGGCGGCCAGATGCGGCGCGTCGAGATCGCGCGCGCGCTGTTGCACGGGCCGAGCTTCCTGCTGCTCGACGAGCCGACGACCGGTCTCGACATCGGCTCGCGCCGCACCCTGCTCGAAGAAGTGCGCCGGCTCATCAAGGAGGACGGCATCGGCGTCCTTTGGGCCACGCACCTGACCGACGAGATCGCGGCCGCCGACCGGGTCGTGGTGCTGCACAAGGGGCGGGTGATGGCGAACGGCGCGCCGCAGGAGCTCTGCGCGCGGGCCAAGACCGACGACGTCGGCGCAGCCTTTATGGCGATCGTGGGCGAGGACGCCGCCGAGCCCCGAAAGGTTCCGGCATGA
- a CDS encoding ABC transporter permease, translated as MSAVADAPIRPVRDVSPKGYLVCLTGIVWREGLRFLHQRGRFLSALVRPLVWLFIFAAGFRATLGVSIIPPYETYILYEVYIAPGLMAMIQLFNGLQSSLSMVYDREVGAMRILLVSPYPRWFLLVSKLVAGIAVSLLQVYAFLFVAYFWDVQPDNPMGYLTVLPALVLTGFMLGAMGLAMSSVFKQLENFASVMNFVIFPMFFASSALYPLWRIQQSSELLFAICRYNPFTYAVELIRFALYGQLDWTSLAVVSGCSAVFLLAAVLAYDPSAGLTARRGGPDAAK; from the coding sequence ATGAGCGCCGTCGCCGACGCCCCGATCCGCCCCGTGCGCGACGTCAGCCCGAAGGGCTACCTCGTCTGCCTGACCGGCATCGTCTGGCGCGAGGGGCTGCGCTTCCTGCACCAGAGGGGGCGGTTCCTGTCCGCGCTGGTCCGGCCGCTGGTCTGGCTGTTCATCTTCGCGGCGGGCTTTCGCGCCACGCTCGGCGTGTCGATCATCCCGCCTTACGAGACCTACATCCTCTACGAGGTCTATATCGCGCCCGGCCTGATGGCGATGATCCAGCTGTTCAACGGGCTGCAGTCGTCGCTCTCGATGGTCTACGACCGTGAGGTCGGCGCCATGCGCATCCTGCTGGTGAGCCCCTACCCGCGCTGGTTCCTGCTGGTGTCGAAGCTCGTCGCCGGCATCGCGGTGTCGCTGCTGCAGGTCTACGCCTTCCTGTTCGTCGCCTATTTCTGGGACGTCCAGCCGGACAACCCGATGGGCTACCTGACGGTGCTGCCGGCGCTCGTCCTGACCGGCTTCATGCTGGGCGCGATGGGGCTTGCGATGTCGTCGGTGTTCAAGCAGCTCGAGAACTTTGCGAGCGTGATGAACTTCGTGATCTTCCCGATGTTCTTCGCCTCCTCCGCGCTGTACCCGCTGTGGCGGATCCAGCAGTCGAGCGAGCTGCTCTTCGCCATCTGCAGGTACAATCCGTTCACCTATGCGGTCGAGCTGATCCGCTTCGCGCTCTACGGCCAGCTCGACTGGACCTCGCTCGCGGTCGTATCCGGCTGTTCGGCGGTCTTCCTGCTCGCCGCGGTCCTGGCGTACGATCCCTCGGCGGGCCTCACCGCGCGACGCGGCGGTCCGGACGCCGCGAAATGA